A window from Culex pipiens pallens isolate TS chromosome 3, TS_CPP_V2, whole genome shotgun sequence encodes these proteins:
- the LOC120417062 gene encoding probable cytochrome P450 6a13: MILTVTLLSVLAYIAPRLGLLVTVAGFACRALLKLHFQHWRRRNVPGPEPSLLTGNLGPTFSQTKHLAELCDEWYHEYPGEPFVGFYKVFTPGVMIRAPDLVKAVLVRDYASFSANDFPVDAEADPLLIYNPFVVDGDRWRKSRQLLSPLYTASRMRQLFPAMERICDQLVEYVGGHVGRDLEAKAVSAVFTTQNVARCAFSVDADCFRNPDSEWRVMGRKVFQPSLLAGIKYMLVLFLPFLTNVLSVSITPKEVNEWMINLVSGLLKERKNRKKETEDQLQTLLNTKSKIELNEELIAGQALSFFTEGFETSSAALGFLIYSLAANPHVQDKLYDEIEQALKSYDNTVSYDMVQKLDYLDWTLQESLRIKPPLGVMQKQATKDYILKREINGQLEGIWITAGTPVLIPLLSIQNDPSYFPNPDEFRPERFDPREKTTDPGRMVYFPFGEGPRMCVGMRFAQTQIKLALVRLMLHFRIVVSPNHKPFRMDAGKFPVESRDGLLVRFEKRKRG, encoded by the exons ATGATTTTGACCGTGACCTTGCTGAGTGTTCTGGCGTACATCGCTCCTCGGCTGGGACTGCTGGTGACCGTCGCTGGATTCGCGTGTCGTGCATTATTGAAGTTACACTTCCAGCACTGGCGACGTCGAAACGTGCCCGGTCCGGAGCCGTCGCTACTGACCGGAAACCTCGGACCAACCTTCTCCCAGACGAAACATTTGGCCGAGCTGTGCGACGAGTGGTATCA TGAATATCCAGGGGAACCATTCGTCGGATTCTACAAGGTGTTCACGCCGGGTGTGATGATCCGCGCTCCGGATCTGGTCAAGGCGGTTCTGGTGCGAGACTATGCCAGCTTTTCGGCGAACGACTTTCCGGTGGACGCCGAAGCGGATCCCCTGCTGATCTACAACCCGTTCGTAGTGGACGGCGATCGGTGGCGCAAGTCACGTCAGCTGTTGAGTCCACTGTACACGGCGAGCCGGATGCGGCAGCTGTTCCCGGCAATGGAGCGCATCTGTGACCAGCTAGTGGAGTACGTGGGCGGTCACGTGGGACGGGATCTGGAGGCGAAGGCGGTCTCGGCCGTCTTCACTACGCAGAATGTGGCCCGGTGTGCCTTCAGTGTGGACGCCGATTGCTTCCGGAATCCCGACAGCGAGTGGCGAGTGATGGGAAGGAAGGTGTTCCAGCCGTCGCTGCTGGCGGGTATCAAGTACATGTTGGTGCTGTTTTTGCCATTTCTGACCAACGTTCTTTCAGTGTC AATAACTCCCAAAGAGGTTAACGAATGGATGATAAATCTGGTATCGGGACTGCTCAAGGaacgaaaaaacagaaaaaaggaGACTGAAGATCAACTGCAGACACTACTtaatacaaaatcaaaaattg AACTTAACGAAGAACTCATAGCCGGACAGGCTTTGTCGTTCTTTACGGAGGGATTCGAAACATCAAGCGCTGCCTTGGGTTTTCTGATTTATAGT TTAGCCGCGAACCCTCACGTGCAGGACAAATTGTACGATGAGATCGAGCAAGCCCTGAAATCCTACGACAACACAGTGAGCTATGACATGGTGCAGAAGCTGGACTACTTGGATTGGACCTTGCAGGAAAGCTTGCGCATCAAGCCTCCACTTGGTGTCATGCAAAAACAAGCCACTAAGGACTACATCCTCAAGAGGGAAATCAACGGCCAGCTGGAAGGCATCTGGATCACGGCCGGAACTCCGGTTCTCATTCCGTTGCTTTCGATTCAGAATGATCCCAGCTACTTTCCAAACCCTGACGAGTTCCGACCGGAACGCTTCGATCCCCGGGAGAAGACGACCGACCCAGGTCGGATGGTGTACTTCCCGTTCGGCGAGGGTCCCCGGATGTGTGTGGGAATGCGATTCGCCCAAACGCAGATCAAGCTCGCACTGGTACGGTTGATGTTGCACTTCCGGATTGTCGTATCACCCAACCACAAACCGTTCCGGATGGACGCCGGAAAGTTCCCGGTGGAGTCGCGGGATGGGCTGCTGGTGCGATTTGAAAAACGGAaacgaggttaa